A window of the Pseudomonadota bacterium genome harbors these coding sequences:
- a CDS encoding integron integrase, with amino-acid sequence MFEIPKEIQVKFDSFLTRHNIQHRFHPEYQKWLRYYLDFCRKYKHDSTDKLNFSFFVKKLQEKKQSELQQQQAQHAITIYYEIEIEKTTNKAPLNDRNLSASSPNSEFKTKNADWTSVFTQIRNEIKLRHYSPKTLTSYTGWARKFQSYTKSKDPSLLSISDVKEFLTFLAVERKVSSSSQNQAFNALLFLFRHVLKKEFGEVKDIPRAKRRPYIPVVLSRQEIDKIIALLDSPFDLIVKLLYGCGLRLSEGLNLRVQNFNFDQLVLTIHDGKGKKDRTVPLPEVLVQELKEQLDDVITLHESDLTGGYSGAFLFDSIDKKYKNAAKEFPWQWFFPARILTYVPITRQHRRYHLHETHVQKAIRSAVQKAKIGKRASAHTFRHSFASHLLQANYDIRTIQELLGHSDVRTTMIYTHTVKSMTVKEARSPLDF; translated from the coding sequence ATGTTTGAGATTCCCAAGGAAATACAGGTTAAGTTTGATTCCTTTTTGACCCGCCACAATATCCAACATAGGTTTCATCCCGAGTATCAAAAATGGCTGCGATACTATCTTGATTTCTGCCGTAAATACAAACATGACAGTACAGACAAATTAAATTTTTCTTTTTTTGTTAAGAAGCTGCAGGAAAAGAAACAGTCTGAGTTGCAACAGCAACAAGCTCAGCATGCCATTACGATATATTATGAGATCGAAATCGAAAAAACAACAAATAAAGCTCCATTGAATGACAGGAATTTATCTGCATCCTCGCCGAATTCTGAATTCAAAACAAAAAACGCTGATTGGACTTCAGTCTTCACCCAGATTCGTAATGAAATAAAATTACGACACTATTCCCCCAAGACTTTGACTTCATATACCGGATGGGCTAGAAAATTTCAAAGCTATACGAAAAGCAAAGATCCCAGTCTGTTGTCAATCTCAGATGTAAAAGAATTTCTGACCTTTCTTGCTGTTGAGAGGAAAGTTTCGTCATCGTCTCAAAACCAGGCCTTCAATGCCCTGTTGTTTTTGTTCCGGCATGTATTGAAAAAAGAATTCGGTGAGGTAAAAGACATACCGCGGGCGAAAAGGCGTCCTTATATTCCTGTGGTTTTATCAAGGCAAGAGATAGATAAAATTATTGCCCTGCTTGACTCACCCTTTGATCTTATAGTTAAATTGCTTTACGGTTGCGGCCTTCGTCTCTCTGAGGGCTTGAACTTGAGAGTGCAAAACTTCAACTTTGATCAGCTTGTCTTAACAATTCATGACGGCAAGGGGAAAAAAGACAGGACCGTTCCACTTCCAGAAGTTCTCGTACAGGAACTCAAGGAGCAACTCGATGATGTTATAACACTTCATGAATCTGATCTGACTGGAGGTTATTCTGGTGCATTCCTTTTTGACTCCATAGATAAAAAGTATAAGAATGCTGCCAAGGAGTTTCCTTGGCAGTGGTTTTTCCCGGCTCGGATTCTTACTTATGTGCCGATAACCAGGCAACACCGGCGTTACCATCTACACGAAACCCATGTGCAGAAAGCCATTCGAAGCGCTGTTCAGAAAGCGAAAATCGGTAAACGCGCCTCTGCTCATACTTTCCGGCACAGTTTTGCTAGTCATTTGTTACAGGCAAATTATGATATACGTACAATTCAGGAATTACTTGGTCATAGTGATGTTCGAACCACTATGATCTATACCCATACAGTAAAAAGCATGACGGTCAAGGAGGCGAGAAGCCCTCTTGATTTCTAA